A genomic stretch from Selenomonas sp. AB3002 includes:
- a CDS encoding flagellar basal body L-ring protein FlgH, producing MSTRHLLHRWGVLALVLSIFSVSFFGLADRAEAKSLWSDKPGIDRGRFADRKACAVGDIVTIVISESTTLSTAKNTANSKNGSVGIQAGVGIFDFLKAASASGNDSFSAKGSATATNRALANVTVTVTEMFPNGNMVLEGTQSIWQNKDEHKITFRGICRQDDILANNTIPSTKIADATVRFDGKGPLNAKQRQGILTQIFNILF from the coding sequence ATGAGCACAAGGCATTTGTTGCATAGATGGGGAGTTCTTGCTCTGGTATTGAGCATCTTCAGTGTTTCTTTCTTCGGCCTGGCAGACAGGGCAGAGGCCAAGTCTCTCTGGTCGGATAAGCCCGGCATTGACCGGGGCAGGTTTGCAGACCGCAAGGCCTGTGCAGTGGGAGATATCGTGACCATTGTCATCAGTGAGTCCACTACTCTCAGCACTGCCAAGAACACAGCCAATTCCAAGAATGGTTCTGTCGGCATCCAGGCAGGTGTGGGCATCTTCGACTTCTTGAAGGCTGCTTCTGCCAGCGGCAACGATTCCTTCTCCGCCAAGGGCAGCGCCACTGCCACCAACAGGGCGCTGGCCAATGTGACGGTGACGGTGACGGAGATGTTCCCCAATGGCAATATGGTGCTGGAGGGCACCCAGTCTATCTGGCAGAACAAGGACGAGCACAAGATAACCTTCCGGGGCATCTGCCGTCAGGATGATATCCTGGCCAACAATACCATTCCTTCCACCAAGATAGCAGATGCTACCGTGCGCTTTGACGGCAAGGGCCCCTTGAACGCCAAGCAGCGTCAGGGCATCTTGACCCAGATTTTCAATATCCTCTTCTGA
- a CDS encoding flagellar basal body P-ring protein FlgI: MKKFLALALAVFMLMAALPQQAGAESAPTRIKDIAKVQGVRSNQLVGYGIVVGLPGTGDSKEDVRQSIRNMLLTFGITIPAEDFKLKNSAAVMVTATLPPFIREGDTIDVTSSSIGDAKSLQGGTLLQTPLKAANGEVYAVAQGPVSTGGFVAGSGGGGSAQKNFPTVGLTPNGAIVEKSVEDDLGQGGKISLSLSRPDFTTAARMAASINAQYGGIATAANPGRIDINIPAYFRGNVVGFVATIEELPIVPDNIAKVVVNERTGTIVMGGDVSVDECAITQGGISIRVTKDQQAVQPDPLSYGTTIVTNNTAVGAEEDVASTVVVPATASISDIVGALNAVGATARDTISILQAMKAAGAIHADLEII, translated from the coding sequence ATGAAGAAATTCTTAGCTTTAGCTTTAGCTGTGTTTATGCTTATGGCAGCCCTGCCCCAGCAGGCAGGTGCCGAGTCTGCTCCCACCCGCATCAAGGATATTGCGAAAGTCCAGGGAGTTCGTTCCAACCAGCTGGTGGGTTACGGCATCGTAGTGGGTCTGCCGGGCACCGGGGACAGCAAGGAAGATGTGAGGCAGTCCATCCGCAATATGCTGCTCACTTTCGGCATTACCATACCGGCCGAAGATTTCAAGCTGAAAAACTCCGCCGCCGTCATGGTGACGGCTACCCTGCCTCCTTTTATAAGGGAGGGGGACACCATAGATGTCACCTCATCTTCCATCGGTGATGCCAAGAGCCTCCAGGGGGGCACTTTGCTGCAGACTCCCTTGAAGGCTGCCAACGGTGAAGTTTACGCCGTGGCCCAGGGGCCTGTTTCCACCGGCGGCTTTGTGGCCGGCTCTGGCGGGGGCGGCAGCGCCCAGAAGAATTTCCCCACCGTAGGGCTGACGCCTAATGGGGCTATTGTAGAAAAGTCAGTGGAAGACGATTTGGGCCAGGGGGGTAAGATTTCCCTGTCCCTCTCCCGTCCCGACTTCACCACTGCTGCCCGTATGGCAGCTTCCATCAATGCCCAGTACGGCGGTATTGCCACCGCAGCGAACCCGGGGCGCATCGACATCAACATCCCCGCTTACTTCCGGGGCAATGTGGTGGGGTTCGTGGCCACCATCGAGGAACTGCCCATTGTGCCTGACAACATTGCCAAGGTGGTTGTGAACGAGCGCACGGGCACCATCGTCATGGGGGGCGATGTGTCGGTAGACGAGTGTGCCATCACTCAGGGGGGGATCTCCATCAGGGTCACCAAAGACCAGCAGGCCGTCCAGCCTGATCCCCTGTCCTATGGTACCACTATCGTCACCAACAACACAGCTGTAGGTGCAGAAGAAGATGTGGCCAGCACCGTAGTGGTGCCCGCCACCGCCAGCATCAGCGATATCGTAGGCGCCCTGAACGCCGTGGGCGCTACGGCCAGGGATACCATCTCCATCCTGCAGGCCATGAAGGCGGCAGGAGCTATCCATGCAGACCTGGAGATTATCTAA
- a CDS encoding rod-binding protein has product MDISAINSGLSAGGLLKGSGPANNSYDSATTAAEAASFEAVLKDLQKKAKVTADHVVNEAAKDKQDKELKEACKGFEAMFLNMMYKEMKATVPEDSLFGESNAQKIFRDMHDEKLMENIADGGGIGLADMLYKQLSPQVNGRIDKGV; this is encoded by the coding sequence ATGGATATTTCAGCTATCAACTCTGGTTTATCTGCAGGTGGTCTGCTTAAGGGCAGCGGTCCTGCCAATAATAGCTATGATTCTGCCACCACTGCAGCCGAGGCTGCCAGCTTTGAGGCGGTGCTTAAGGATTTGCAGAAAAAGGCCAAGGTCACGGCTGATCACGTGGTGAACGAGGCTGCCAAGGATAAGCAGGACAAGGAATTGAAGGAAGCCTGCAAGGGCTTCGAGGCCATGTTCCTCAATATGATGTACAAGGAAATGAAGGCTACGGTGCCGGAGGATTCTCTCTTTGGGGAGTCAAATGCCCAGAAGATCTTCCGTGATATGCATGATGAGAAGCTCATGGAAAACATCGCCGACGGCGGTGGTATTGGCCTGGCGGATATGCTCTACAAGCAGCTCTCCCCGCAGGTCAATGGGAGAATTGACAAAGGTGTCTGA
- a CDS encoding phosphodiester glycosidase family protein yields the protein MRYRFGRIFAVTVALMLLLESFALAAGARLSGIRFHSGSKHDRIVFDLSQLPKYEASLSADGRELTLDMSDVSASGIARANFHGSRIQAVKYQMDGDMVRVTLSLKEGMTYKVESLRNPSRLLVDVLPGKSSPAASSEKVKLNPIRVKPANPYGVPGLEKDEVAPGLTRIKYSYNDEDGKVTAYFVEADNNRYKVKPALARGRVPGRETVSGISDRYQALAAVNASYFALSGDILGVTRIDGLMAGTTYITRSAFGLTSQGKPVFGKIDYNGQVKLGSISQGVSGVDCERGENNLIIYNRAYGSRTGTNEYGVEYVVRGGKVTAINEKGNSAIPADGCVISVHGTAASYFAPVKVGDPAVITENLGTQWNNCPDILGVGPRLLTSGKVTVTAAEEEFPGDIRYGRAPRSAVGVTKDGHFLLGVVDGRQAVSHGLTLTEWAYLMKKMGAVDAINFDGGGSSELVVGGEIQNSPSDGQERPVGTALMVVNK from the coding sequence ATGAGATATAGATTTGGCCGTATTTTTGCGGTGACTGTCGCTTTGATGCTTTTGCTTGAGAGCTTTGCTCTGGCGGCTGGCGCCCGTCTTTCCGGCATTCGCTTCCACAGCGGCAGCAAGCATGACCGGATTGTGTTTGATCTTTCCCAGCTGCCGAAGTATGAAGCGAGCCTGAGTGCTGATGGCAGGGAACTTACCCTTGATATGTCTGACGTCTCAGCCAGCGGTATTGCCCGGGCGAACTTCCACGGCTCCCGCATACAGGCGGTGAAGTACCAGATGGATGGGGACATGGTCAGAGTCACTTTGTCCCTGAAGGAGGGCATGACCTACAAGGTTGAGTCTCTCAGGAACCCCAGCCGCCTGCTGGTGGATGTGCTGCCGGGGAAGTCAAGTCCTGCGGCCAGTTCTGAGAAGGTCAAGCTTAACCCCATCAGGGTAAAGCCTGCCAATCCTTACGGCGTTCCAGGGCTGGAAAAGGACGAAGTTGCTCCCGGCCTTACCCGCATCAAGTACAGTTACAACGATGAGGACGGCAAGGTCACGGCTTATTTCGTGGAGGCTGATAACAACAGGTACAAAGTGAAGCCCGCCCTGGCACGGGGCAGGGTGCCGGGACGGGAGACCGTCAGCGGCATCTCTGACCGCTATCAGGCACTGGCCGCAGTGAACGCCTCTTACTTTGCCCTGTCAGGTGATATCCTGGGGGTCACGAGGATTGATGGCCTGATGGCTGGCACCACCTACATCACCCGCAGCGCTTTCGGCCTGACCTCTCAGGGCAAGCCGGTCTTTGGCAAGATCGACTACAATGGCCAGGTGAAGCTGGGCAGCATTTCCCAGGGGGTTTCCGGGGTGGACTGCGAGCGTGGGGAAAACAACCTCATCATCTACAACCGGGCTTATGGCAGCCGCACCGGCACCAATGAGTATGGTGTAGAGTACGTGGTGCGTGGCGGCAAGGTCACCGCTATCAACGAAAAGGGCAACAGCGCCATTCCCGCTGATGGCTGTGTCATTTCCGTACACGGCACAGCGGCCAGCTATTTCGCTCCCGTGAAGGTGGGGGACCCCGCTGTGATCACGGAAAATCTTGGCACCCAGTGGAATAACTGCCCGGATATCCTGGGGGTGGGACCCCGCCTGCTGACTTCCGGCAAGGTCACCGTAACTGCCGCCGAGGAGGAGTTCCCTGGTGACATCCGCTACGGCAGGGCCCCCAGAAGTGCCGTGGGCGTTACCAAGGATGGCCATTTCCTGCTGGGCGTGGTGGACGGCCGTCAGGCCGTGAGCCATGGCCTGACCCTCACGGAGTGGGCCTATCTCATGAAAAAGATGGGCGCTGTGGACGCCATCAACTTCGACGGCGGCGGCTCCAGCGAATTGGTGGTAGGAGGAGAAATCCAGAACTCCCCATCCGATGGTCAGGAAAGGCCGGTTGGTACTGCGCTGATGGTGGTAAACAAGTAA
- a CDS encoding tartrate dehydrogenase, with protein sequence MQKYKIAVIAGDGIGPEVIEEGKKVLSGIAKIDGGFEVEFTDFPWGCEYYLREGRMMPESGLSQLKSFDAIYLGAVGYPGVPDDVSLQGLLLKIRKGFDQYINLRPVKLLRGAPCPLKDVSESDIDMTVVRENSEGEYANVGCRLFPGTEQETALQTGVFSRKGCERVIRYAYELAKKEGKSLTNISKANALGYSMVFWNEIFAQVGKEYPEVPTSSLMVDAASMFFVKNPKRFQIVVTSNLFGDILTDLGAAIAGGMGLAAGANLNPERKYPSMFEPIHGSAPDIAGKGLANPLAAIWSVSQMLDFLGQPEWGEKVISAIETLLLEKKCLTPDLGGTAKTNEIGEAIMEILQRK encoded by the coding sequence ATGCAGAAATACAAGATTGCCGTAATTGCCGGGGATGGCATTGGGCCGGAAGTCATTGAGGAAGGCAAGAAAGTGCTCTCGGGCATTGCCAAAATCGACGGCGGCTTTGAAGTGGAGTTCACGGACTTTCCCTGGGGGTGCGAATATTACCTGCGGGAAGGCAGGATGATGCCCGAAAGCGGCCTTTCGCAGCTGAAAAGCTTCGATGCCATCTACCTGGGCGCCGTGGGCTATCCCGGGGTGCCGGACGATGTTTCCCTGCAGGGACTGCTCCTGAAGATTCGCAAGGGCTTTGACCAGTACATCAACCTGCGGCCTGTGAAGCTCCTTCGGGGTGCTCCCTGCCCCCTGAAGGATGTCAGCGAGTCAGATATCGACATGACGGTGGTGCGGGAGAACAGCGAGGGTGAGTATGCCAACGTGGGCTGCCGCCTCTTCCCCGGCACTGAGCAGGAAACAGCTCTCCAGACAGGAGTTTTCTCCCGCAAGGGCTGCGAGCGGGTAATCCGCTACGCCTACGAGCTGGCAAAGAAAGAAGGCAAGAGCCTCACCAATATCAGCAAGGCCAATGCCCTGGGCTACTCCATGGTGTTCTGGAATGAGATCTTCGCCCAGGTGGGCAAGGAATACCCTGAGGTGCCCACCTCCAGTCTCATGGTGGATGCTGCCAGTATGTTCTTTGTCAAGAATCCCAAACGCTTCCAGATTGTAGTCACCAGCAATCTCTTTGGCGATATCCTCACAGACCTGGGGGCAGCCATCGCCGGTGGCATGGGCCTTGCTGCAGGTGCCAACCTCAACCCCGAGCGCAAATACCCCAGCATGTTCGAGCCCATCCACGGCAGCGCCCCGGACATCGCAGGCAAGGGCCTGGCGAATCCCCTGGCCGCCATCTGGAGCGTCAGCCAGATGCTGGACTTCCTGGGCCAGCCTGAGTGGGGAGAGAAGGTCATCTCCGCCATCGAGACCCTGCTCCTGGAGAAGAAATGCCTGACCCCGGACCTGGGGGGCACAGCCAAGACAAATGAGATTGGCGAAGCCATCATGGAAATACTGCAAAGAAAATAA